A single Danio aesculapii chromosome 19, fDanAes4.1, whole genome shotgun sequence DNA region contains:
- the LOC130246333 gene encoding tenascin, with the protein MKEATAKRREKPKEKNTSEPQDVEMKEEEQRGARELDQTTLDDLLTAAVRLENLRVVKTSTTSIIVQWEKAQGEIDRYVLSVAPNQTDGSSGPREMALPPERDSAQIEGLHAGRLYEVAVVAERGSTRSLPARAQATPGPEPPSALLFSDVTDSSFTVSWKKPKSKVSGFKITHTHVQEGEPISVSVDSETLRLDLSSRAPGSTYEVRVMSVLGQDESDPITDSVTTLPDAPTHLQAINVTDSKALLIWRPALATVDHYRIIYSPEAAPDSAVSISVSGNAAQHHLQSLHSSTRYTVSISSRRGEQSSSSSSTAFSTTSGAGWAEDGPRDLKATQVTPRSAVLSWRPPESPISGYRLSYYTDQQDKKELVLDAGVSELHLRRLVPSSVYTAQLQAERAGLHTHTVHTHFTTGSLRFPFPTDCSQERQNGALESGPVEVFPQGRSGRPLRVYCDMETDGGGWTVFQRRKDGQTNFFRRWREYSSGFGTLDGEFWMGNELLHNFTQSVPMELRVDLRAGAESAFAQYSSFTIDTAKRHYTLRIAGYSGTAGDSLSYHSGRPFSARDRDPRPFITRCAMSYRGGWWYKNCHEANLNGLYNTSSNHQGVIWTAWKGQDFSIPFTEMKFRPASFKP; encoded by the exons ATCTGCTCACAGCTGCAGTAAGACTGGA AAACCTGCGGGTGGTGAAGACGAGCACCACCTCCATCATCGTCCAATGGGAGAAGGCGCAGGGTGAGATTGACAGGTACGTCCTCTCTGTTGCACCCAATCAGACGGACGGATCGAGTGGCCCCCGGGAAATGGCCCTCCCCCCAGAAAGAGACTCTGCCCAGATTGAGGGCCTGCACGCGGGCCGCCTGTATGAGGTGGCGGTGGTGGCGGAGCGTGGCTCGACCCGGAGCCTGCCAGCCAGAGCTCAGGCCACTCCTG GTCCGGAGCCTCCGTCTGCTCTGCTGTTCAGTGATGTGACCGACAGCTCCTTCACCGTTTCCTGGAAAAAACCCAAGAGCAAAGTGTCTGGATtcaagatcacacacacacatgtgcaggaag GTGAGCCCATCTCTGTCAGTGTGGACTCAGAAACTCTGCGTCTGGATCTGTCCTCCAGGGCTCCGGGCTCCACATATGAGGTGCGGGTGATGTCGGTGCTCGGGCAGGATGAGAGTGACCCCATCACAGACAGCGTCACCACCC TGCCGGACGCTCCCACACACCTGCAGGCCATCAATGTGACGGACAGTAAAGCTCTGCTGATCTGGAGACCTGCTCTGGCCACTGTAGACCACTACAGGATCATCTACAGTCCTGAGGCAG CTCCAGACTCTGCCGTCTCCATCAGTGTGTCGGGGAACGCAGCGCAGCATCACCTGCAGTCGCTCCACTCCTCCACCCGTTACACCGTCAGCATCAGCAGCCGGCGGGGGGAGCAGAGCAGCTCCAGCAGCAGCACAGCCTTCAGCACCACCAGCg gtgctGGATGGGCAGAGGATGGTCCCCGTGACCTGAAGGCCACACAGGTGACCCCCCGCAGTGCAGTGTTGTCATGGAGACCACCTGAATCTCCCATCAGCGGATACAGGCTGAGCTACTACACTGACCAGCAGGACaagaag GAGCTGGTTCTTGATGCTGGGGTCTCAGAGCTGCATCTGCGCCGTCTCGTGCCCTCATCAGTGTACACTGCGCAGCTGCAGGCGGAGAGAGcaggactgcacacacacaccgtcCACACACACTTCACCACCG GGAGTCTCCGCTTCCCCTTCCCCACAGACTGCTCTCAGGAGCGGCAGAATGGAGCGCTGGAGTCCGGCCCGGTGGAGGTGTTCCCGCAGGGGAGATCCGGCCGTCCGCTGAGGGTGTACTGCGACATGGAGACTGACGGAGGAGGCTGGACA GTGTTTCAGAGAAGAAAAGATGGACAGACAAACTTCTTCAGGCGCTGGAGGGAATACAGCAGCGGCTTCGGGACGCTGGACGGAGAGTTCTGGATGG ggaatGAGCTGCTCCATAACTTCACCCAGTCTGTGCCGATGGAGCTGCGTGTGGATCTGCGGGCGGGGGCAGAGTCAGCGTTCGCTCAATACTCCTCCTTCACCATCGACACCGCCAAGAGGCACTACACACTGCGCATCGCAGGATACTCGGGCACCGCCG GAGACTCTCTGTCGTACCACAGCGGTCGGCCATTCTCTGCGCGGGACAGAGACCCTCGACCCTTCATCACCCGCTGCGCCATGTCCTACAGGGGTGGATGGTGGTACAAGAACTGCCACGAGGCCAACCTGAACGGCCTGTACAACACCAGCTCCAACcaccag ggcgtGATCTGGACCGCGTGGAAAGGCCAGGATTTCTCCATTCCCTTCACTGAGATGAAGTTCCGGCCGGCTTCATTCAAGCCCTGA
- the utp18 gene encoding U3 small nucleolar RNA-associated protein 18 homolog isoform X1 — MESPARVGSRKRPLEERQMKHRQKCAALGQEEAEVRRLEELLFGAEEQLSGRLEQGSSSFLEHDDDDADADEVRSVCSEGSEGPRGRRRARTAVWEDEDDEQDEEVDMTHRSRRELKKSDAETKMSKQRLQQRLKEQFQKAMGGTPSWAEEEHRTSRRTADEDDDEDEDLLRRTANFISSSDSLPRGVIRIKKCLNANSECVSEAQLTAVQFHPSAQIVMTAGLDHCVSLFQVDGKSNPKIQTVHLEKFPVRRAAFSADGEQIVATGMRNKLFYIYDMMEGRVIPVTSVRGLREQRVSDFQVSPDGKFLLLSGSSGYLHLMTTKTREVVRSMKLNGRVCSTGFTADGNTIFSSSEDGEVFIWDVPSSRCVKKFTDEGCVRATSLCVSRDGRYLACGSQSGVVNIYSQSDCLQLSEPKPLKAVMNLLTPATSLSFNSTSEILAIGSRADDEACRLVHLPSFTVFSNFPQFRKKTIFRTQSLDFSPRSGFLSVANNKGAALLFRLLHYSDF; from the exons ATGGAGTCTCCCGCGCGTGTGGGCAGCAGGAAGCGGCCGCTGGAGGAGCGGCAGATGAAGCACCGGCAGAAGTGCGCAGCTCTCGGACAGGAGGAGGCGGAGGTCCGGCGGCTGGAGGAGCTGCTGTTCGGGGCGGAGGAGCAGCTGAGCGGCCGCCTGGAGCAG ggcAGCAGCAGTTTTCTTgagcatgatgatgatgatgctgatgctgATGAAGTGCGCAGTGTGTGTTCAGAGGGCAGCGAGGGTCCCCGGGGCCGCCGGAGAGCCAGGACAGCAGTGTGggaggatgaggatgatgagCAGGACGAAGA GGTGGACATGACGCACCGCTCCCGCCGAGAGCTGAAGAAGAGCGACGCAGAGACCAAGATGAGCAAACAGAGACTGCAGCAGCGGCTGAAGgagca gTTCCAGAAGGCCATGGGTGGCACACCGAGTTGGGCAGAGGAGGAGCACAGGACCAGCCGGAGGACAG cagatgaagatgatgatgaagatgaagatctgCTGAGGAGGACCGCTAACTTCATCAGCTCATCAGACAGCCTGCCGAGAGGAGTGATCCGA ATAAAGAAGTGTTTGAATGCGAATAGCGAGTGTGTGTCTGAGGCTCAGCTGACCGCAGTGCAGTTTCACCCGTCGGCTCAGATCGTGATGACGGCCGGCCTCGACCACTGCGTCTCACTCTTCCAG GTGGATGGGAAGAGTAACCCAAAGATCCAGACGGTGCACCTGGAGAAGTTCCCGGTGAGGAGAGCTGCGTTCAGCGCTGACGGAGAGCAGATCGTGGCCACAGGCATGAGGAATAAACTCTTCTACATCTACGACATGATGGAGGGCAGGGTCATCCCCGTCACCAGTGTGAGAG GTCTCCGTGAGCAGAGGGTCTCAGACTTCCAGGTCTCTCCAGATGGAAAGTTCCTCCTGCTGTCGGGATCCTCTGGATATCTCCATCTCATGACCACAAAG ACGAGAGAGGTTGTGCGCAGTATGAAGCTGAACGGCCGTGTGTGCAGCACCGGTTTCACCGCAGACGGTAACACCATCTTCAGCAGCTCCG aggatGGTGAGGTGTTTATCTGGGATGTGCCGAGCAGTCGGTGTGTGAAGAAGTTCACTGATGAAGGCTGCGTCAGAGCAACGTCCCTGTGTGTGTCCAGAGATGGACGATATCTGGCCTGCgg ttctcaGAGCGGTGTGGTCAACATCTACTCTCAGTCAGACTGTCTGCAGCTCTCGGAGCCCAAACCGCTGAAGGCCGTGATGAACCTGCTGACGCCGGCCACGAGTCTGAGCTTCAACAGCACGTCTGAGATCCTGGCCATCGGCTCCCGAGCGGACGACGAGGCCTGCCGACTG GTTCATCTGCCCAGCTTTACAGTCTTCAGTAATTTCCCACAGTTCCGTAAGAAGACCATCTTCCGTACTCAGAGTCTGGATTTCTCCCCGAGGAGCGGCTTCCTGTCTGTGGCCAATAATAAAGGAGCTGCGCTGCTCTTCag GCTTCTTCATTATTCTGACTTCTGA
- the utp18 gene encoding U3 small nucleolar RNA-associated protein 18 homolog isoform X2, whose amino-acid sequence MESPARVGSRKRPLEERQMKHRQKCAALGQEEAEVRRLEELLFGAEEQLSGRLEQGSSSFLEHDDDDADADEVRSVCSEGSEGPRGRRRARTAVWEDEDDEQDEEVDMTHRSRRELKKSDAETKMSKQRLQQRLKEQFQKAMGGTPSWAEEEHRTSRRTDEDDDEDEDLLRRTANFISSSDSLPRGVIRIKKCLNANSECVSEAQLTAVQFHPSAQIVMTAGLDHCVSLFQVDGKSNPKIQTVHLEKFPVRRAAFSADGEQIVATGMRNKLFYIYDMMEGRVIPVTSVRGLREQRVSDFQVSPDGKFLLLSGSSGYLHLMTTKTREVVRSMKLNGRVCSTGFTADGNTIFSSSEDGEVFIWDVPSSRCVKKFTDEGCVRATSLCVSRDGRYLACGSQSGVVNIYSQSDCLQLSEPKPLKAVMNLLTPATSLSFNSTSEILAIGSRADDEACRLVHLPSFTVFSNFPQFRKKTIFRTQSLDFSPRSGFLSVANNKGAALLFRLLHYSDF is encoded by the exons ATGGAGTCTCCCGCGCGTGTGGGCAGCAGGAAGCGGCCGCTGGAGGAGCGGCAGATGAAGCACCGGCAGAAGTGCGCAGCTCTCGGACAGGAGGAGGCGGAGGTCCGGCGGCTGGAGGAGCTGCTGTTCGGGGCGGAGGAGCAGCTGAGCGGCCGCCTGGAGCAG ggcAGCAGCAGTTTTCTTgagcatgatgatgatgatgctgatgctgATGAAGTGCGCAGTGTGTGTTCAGAGGGCAGCGAGGGTCCCCGGGGCCGCCGGAGAGCCAGGACAGCAGTGTGggaggatgaggatgatgagCAGGACGAAGA GGTGGACATGACGCACCGCTCCCGCCGAGAGCTGAAGAAGAGCGACGCAGAGACCAAGATGAGCAAACAGAGACTGCAGCAGCGGCTGAAGgagca gTTCCAGAAGGCCATGGGTGGCACACCGAGTTGGGCAGAGGAGGAGCACAGGACCAGCCGGAGGACAG atgaagatgatgatgaagatgaagatctgCTGAGGAGGACCGCTAACTTCATCAGCTCATCAGACAGCCTGCCGAGAGGAGTGATCCGA ATAAAGAAGTGTTTGAATGCGAATAGCGAGTGTGTGTCTGAGGCTCAGCTGACCGCAGTGCAGTTTCACCCGTCGGCTCAGATCGTGATGACGGCCGGCCTCGACCACTGCGTCTCACTCTTCCAG GTGGATGGGAAGAGTAACCCAAAGATCCAGACGGTGCACCTGGAGAAGTTCCCGGTGAGGAGAGCTGCGTTCAGCGCTGACGGAGAGCAGATCGTGGCCACAGGCATGAGGAATAAACTCTTCTACATCTACGACATGATGGAGGGCAGGGTCATCCCCGTCACCAGTGTGAGAG GTCTCCGTGAGCAGAGGGTCTCAGACTTCCAGGTCTCTCCAGATGGAAAGTTCCTCCTGCTGTCGGGATCCTCTGGATATCTCCATCTCATGACCACAAAG ACGAGAGAGGTTGTGCGCAGTATGAAGCTGAACGGCCGTGTGTGCAGCACCGGTTTCACCGCAGACGGTAACACCATCTTCAGCAGCTCCG aggatGGTGAGGTGTTTATCTGGGATGTGCCGAGCAGTCGGTGTGTGAAGAAGTTCACTGATGAAGGCTGCGTCAGAGCAACGTCCCTGTGTGTGTCCAGAGATGGACGATATCTGGCCTGCgg ttctcaGAGCGGTGTGGTCAACATCTACTCTCAGTCAGACTGTCTGCAGCTCTCGGAGCCCAAACCGCTGAAGGCCGTGATGAACCTGCTGACGCCGGCCACGAGTCTGAGCTTCAACAGCACGTCTGAGATCCTGGCCATCGGCTCCCGAGCGGACGACGAGGCCTGCCGACTG GTTCATCTGCCCAGCTTTACAGTCTTCAGTAATTTCCCACAGTTCCGTAAGAAGACCATCTTCCGTACTCAGAGTCTGGATTTCTCCCCGAGGAGCGGCTTCCTGTCTGTGGCCAATAATAAAGGAGCTGCGCTGCTCTTCag GCTTCTTCATTATTCTGACTTCTGA
- the nme2b.2 gene encoding nucleoside diphosphate kinase B → MAGKTERTFIAVKPDGVQRGLMGEIIKRFEQKGFRLVAAKFVQASEDLAKQHYIDLKDQPFYAGLVKYTSSGPLLAMVWEGLNVIKTGRVMLGETDPFASKPGTIRGDFCIEVGRNLIHGSDSEKSAATEVSLWFKPEELVSYRSCAQEWIYE, encoded by the exons ATGGCTGGTAAAACCGAGCGCACCTTCATCGCCGTGAAGCCCGACGGTGTGCAGAGGGGGCTGATGGGAGAGATCATCAAGCGCTTCGAGCAGAAAGGCTTCAGACTGGTGGCCGCCAAGTtcgtgcag GCCTCTGAGGACCTGGCAAAGCAGCACTACATCGACCTGAAGGACCAGCCCTTCTACGCCGGACTGGTGAAGTACACAAGCTCCGGACCACTTCTGGCCATG GTCTGGGAGGGTCTGAATGTGATAAAGACCGGCCGTGTGATGCTCGGAGAGACTGATCCCTTCGCCTCCAAACCCGGAACCATCAGGGGAGACTTCTGCATCGAAGTcggcag GAACCTGATCCACGGCAGTGACTCCGAGAAGAGCGCCGCCACTGAGGTCAGCCTGTGGTTCAAGCCGGAGGAGCTGGTGTCCTACAGGAGCTGCGCACAGGAGTGGATCTACGAGTGA